In Oreochromis niloticus isolate F11D_XX linkage group LG5, O_niloticus_UMD_NMBU, whole genome shotgun sequence, a single window of DNA contains:
- the mettl1 gene encoding tRNA (guanine-N(7)-)-methyltransferase isoform X1, which yields MASSMPQKRYYRQRAHSNPMAHHTFDYPVCPDKMDWSKLYPDLFTGSLSETEPPRVEFADIGCGYGGLLVELSPLFPDKLILGMEIRVKVSDYVQDRIQSLRASNPGSYQNIACIRSNAMKYLPNFFCKGQLTKMFFLFPDPHFKKTKHKWRIISPTLLAEYAYTLRVGGLVYTITDVEEVHLWMVKHFSEHPLFTRVLDEELADDVIISRLGTCTEEGKKVQRNGGKNFLAVFRRIEDSHEIS from the exons ATGGCTTCGTCCATGCCGCAGAAGCGTTACTACAGACAGCGAGCCCATTCAAACCCGATGGCGCACCACACCTTTGATTA ccCTGTGTGTCCTGATAAAATGGACTGGTCCAAGCTGTATCCAGACTTATTCACTGGCAGCCTGAGTGAGACAGAGCCCCCTCGAGTCGAGTTTGCTGACATTGGATGTGGATATGGGGGGCTTTTAG TGGAGTTATCTCCACTCTTCCCAGATAAGCTCATCCTGGGTATGGAGATCCGGGTGAAAGTGTCAGATTATGTCCAGGATCGTATCCAGTCGCTGCGTGCCTCAAATCCAGGGAGCTACCAAAACATCGCCTGCATTCGTAGCAATGCCATGAAGTACCTCCCCAACTTCTTTTGTAAAGGACAG CTCACTAAGATGTTCTTCCTCTTCCCTGACCCTCACTTTAAGAAGACCAAGCACAAATGGAGGATCATTAGTCCCACTCTGTTGGCAGAATACGCCTACACACTCAGAGTAGGG GGTTTGGTATATACCATCACAGATGTGGAGGAAGTCCACCTCTGGATGGTGAAGCACTTCAGTGAACATCCACTGTTCACGCGGGTCCTCGATGAAGAACTG GCCGATGATGTCATCATAAGTCGTCTGGGTACCTGCACGGAGGAAGGAAAGAAAGTACAGAGAAACGGAGGGAAGAATTTTCTTGCAGTTTTCCGGAGGATTGAGGATTCACATGAGATTTCCTGA
- the mettl1 gene encoding tRNA (guanine-N(7)-)-methyltransferase isoform X2, giving the protein MAHHTFDYPVCPDKMDWSKLYPDLFTGSLSETEPPRVEFADIGCGYGGLLVELSPLFPDKLILGMEIRVKVSDYVQDRIQSLRASNPGSYQNIACIRSNAMKYLPNFFCKGQLTKMFFLFPDPHFKKTKHKWRIISPTLLAEYAYTLRVGGLVYTITDVEEVHLWMVKHFSEHPLFTRVLDEELADDVIISRLGTCTEEGKKVQRNGGKNFLAVFRRIEDSHEIS; this is encoded by the exons ATGGCGCACCACACCTTTGATTA ccCTGTGTGTCCTGATAAAATGGACTGGTCCAAGCTGTATCCAGACTTATTCACTGGCAGCCTGAGTGAGACAGAGCCCCCTCGAGTCGAGTTTGCTGACATTGGATGTGGATATGGGGGGCTTTTAG TGGAGTTATCTCCACTCTTCCCAGATAAGCTCATCCTGGGTATGGAGATCCGGGTGAAAGTGTCAGATTATGTCCAGGATCGTATCCAGTCGCTGCGTGCCTCAAATCCAGGGAGCTACCAAAACATCGCCTGCATTCGTAGCAATGCCATGAAGTACCTCCCCAACTTCTTTTGTAAAGGACAG CTCACTAAGATGTTCTTCCTCTTCCCTGACCCTCACTTTAAGAAGACCAAGCACAAATGGAGGATCATTAGTCCCACTCTGTTGGCAGAATACGCCTACACACTCAGAGTAGGG GGTTTGGTATATACCATCACAGATGTGGAGGAAGTCCACCTCTGGATGGTGAAGCACTTCAGTGAACATCCACTGTTCACGCGGGTCCTCGATGAAGAACTG GCCGATGATGTCATCATAAGTCGTCTGGGTACCTGCACGGAGGAAGGAAAGAAAGTACAGAGAAACGGAGGGAAGAATTTTCTTGCAGTTTTCCGGAGGATTGAGGATTCACATGAGATTTCCTGA
- the LOC112846937 gene encoding uncharacterized protein LOC112846937 → MPHLLAPTEPVHLGPTGGPIAVHTKLGWSLQGPISIDQTPATEQQCLFTATVVPTSELFRNVERLWQIDTLPYVSEKQVTRSKQDQQALNLLQTSTIRVTVDGIQRYATPLLRRANSSTLQAPMEAVLPSLRSTERRLVKDPQRAEVYCQEIQKLEKLGYVAVVPHEIARTTAESWFIPHHMVRHNNKDRIVFNCSFQYEGKSLNSVLLPGPALGPSSLGVLLRFRQYPVAVSGDIKGMFHQIRLLPADKPVLRFLWRDMKRNEEPKIYEWQVLPFGTTCSPCCAIYALHQHVRDTCRSNHDLIDCVEQSFYVDNCLRSTHSQEEAKVLVDSLRQLLHTGGFEIRQWASNIPAVIEHLPSNVRSKSSDLWLSQSSTDLWEPTLGLTWDCLRDSFKYRHRMGERTEPTLRNVYKTLACQYDPLGYIVPFTTRAKILVQDLWKEQLGWDDPIQPPSLRDRWLAWEKEIPDLIQMEIPRCYAPASADSSASSRDLHIFCDASERAYGSVAYLRTETAQKEVYVAFVMARSRVAPKKQLSMPRLELSAALTGAQLPGLLQAELTLPIRKVILWSDSTTVLHWIKSESCSYKVFVGTRVAEIQSLTDGSTWRYVDSANNPADDITRGKTLRELSRPHRWHQGPEFLRRSEEHWPISPPAYPEPEGGELKKSYFCGQVRVNSCPQLPEISMFSTWKDLMKTWGG, encoded by the coding sequence ATGCCTCATCTCCTGGCACCTACAGAACCAGTCCATCTGGGCCCGACAGGGGGACCCATCGCTGTCCATACCAAGCTTGGTTGGTCGCTCCAAGGTCCCATCAGTATCGACCAGACTCCTGCAACTGAGCAGCAGTGCCTGTTCACAGCAACAGTTGTGCCAACCAGTGAGCTTTTCAGGAATGTTGAGCGTCTCTGGCAGATTGATACGCTGCCTTATGTAAGCGAGAAGCAGGTAACCCGATCGAAGCAAGATCAGCAAGCTCTAAACCTACTCCAGACATCCACCATCAGGGTCACTGTCGATGGGATACAGAGGTATGCCACACCACTGCTTCGTCGCGCCAACTCCTCCACGCTTCAAGCTCCTATGGAAGCAGTCTTGCCAAGTCTGCGCAGTACAGAGAGGAGACTTGTCAAAGACCCACAACGCGCCGAAGTATATTGTCAGGAGATTCAGAAGCTGGAGAAGTTGGGCTATGTAGCTGTGGTGCCACATGAGATAGCTAGAACCACTGCAGAATCCTGGTTCATACCTCACCACATGGTGCGACACAATAACAAGGACAGGATCGTCTTTAACTGCTCTTTCCAGTACGAAGGGAAGTCCCTCAACTCTGTTCTCCTCCCTGGACCTGCCCTAGGTCCATCTTCGCTAGGAGTTCTTCTTCGGTTTCGACAGTATCCAGTTGCTGTGAGTGGCGACATCAAAGGTATGTTCCACCAGATACGCCTTTTGCCAGCAGACAAACCAGTGCTGCGCTTCCTCTGGCGGGACATGAAGAGGAATGAAGAGCCGAAGATCTATGAATGGCAAGTTCTACCATTTGGCACTACATGCAGCCCCTGCTGCGCCATCTATGCACTACACCAGCACGTCCGGGACACTTGTAGGTCCAATCATGACCTCATCGATTGTGTAGAGCAGTCGTTCTACGTGGATAACTGCCTCCGCAGCACCCACTCCCAAGAGGAAGCTAAGGTCCTAGTCGACAGTCTGCGCCAGCTGCTCCACACCGGGGGCTTTGAGATACGTCAGTGGGCCAGCAACATCCCTGCTGTCATTGAACATCTTCCATCCAATGTGAGATCTAAGAGTAGTGACCTATGGCTCTCTCAGTCTAGCACAGACCTTTGGGAGCCAACTCTGGGACTGACATGGGATTGCCTTCGTGACTCCTTCAAATACAGACATCGAATGGGGGAGAGAACCGAACCCACACTGAGGAACGTCTACAAAACACTTGCGTGTCAGTACGATCCGCTAGGTTATATAGTACCGTTCACCACACGGGCCAAGATTCTGGTACAGGATCTTTGGAAGGAGCAGCTCGGCTGGGACGACCCGATCCAGCCACCTAGCCTTCGTGACAGATGGCTTGCCTGGGAAAAGGAGATTCCTGATCTTATCCAAATGGAGATCCCCAGATGTTATGCACCAGCGTCTGCTGATTCATCTGCTTCAAGTAGAGATCTTCACATCTTTTGCGACGCTTCCGAGAGAGCATATGGGTCTGTCGCTTACCTGCGGACAGAAACTGCTCAGAAGGAAGTCTATGTCGCCTTTGTAATGGCTAGATCCCGGGTGGCTCCAAAGAAACAGTTGTCCATGCCGCGGTTGGAACTGAGTGCCGCTCTCACTGGTGCACAACTACCTGGTCTGCTTCAAGCTGAGCTCACGCTGCCCATCCGAAAGGTTATTCTCTGGTCGGACTCCACTACCGTTCTCCACTGGATCAAGTCAGAATCTTGCAGTTATAAAGTTTTTGTGGGCACGCGGGTGGCAGAGATCCAGAGTCTTACAGATGGGAGTACCTGGAGATATGTGGATAGCGCGAATAACCCTGCTGATGACATCACCCGGGGCAAGACCTTGAGGGAGCTGTCACGACCACACCGGTGGCACCAAGGCCCTGAGTTTTTACGTCGATCCGAGGAGCATTGGCCGATCAGCCCACCAGCATATCCAGAGCCAGAGGGTGGTGAGCTGAAGAAATCATATTTCTGTGGACAGGTTAGGGTCAACTCCTGCCCTCAACTTCCTGAAATCAGCATGTTCTCCACCTGGAAGGATCTCATGAAGACATGGGGCGGCTGA